The proteins below are encoded in one region of Mycobacterium pseudokansasii:
- a CDS encoding iron-containing redox enzyme family protein — MTRTTFGPVEQQRSSAVEPSLPAGHGPLSIAVRRALTGPASRDQFTRIGASMGDVDPYGLDLQLALYMCYELHYRGFSGVDPTWEWNPALLHLRAELERAFLTGVRRDVGPIGSHDTAVAEMDRLSAEPVDGTGPSYYLRSAGTWQQMREYFAHRSLYHLKEGDPHAWAIPRLTGQAKAAFVAVEFDEYGAGYGPRVHQQLFADLLDAAGLDSTYLRYLGVVPAESLAVVNIMSLFGLHRRLRGAAVGHFAATEITSPPGSRRMVEALRRMEAPEECVAFYREHVEADAVHEQVVRIDVVGDLAAREPHLDQDIVFGMRAFELLENRLADCLMRSWRAGETSLRRPLDEV; from the coding sequence GTGACCCGCACAACCTTCGGGCCCGTCGAGCAGCAACGTTCATCTGCCGTCGAGCCGTCCTTACCGGCCGGGCACGGACCACTGTCGATCGCCGTGCGCCGTGCGTTGACCGGACCGGCGTCCCGCGACCAGTTCACCCGCATCGGCGCCTCAATGGGCGACGTCGATCCCTACGGCCTCGATCTGCAGCTGGCCCTGTATATGTGCTACGAGCTGCATTACCGCGGTTTTTCCGGAGTGGATCCGACCTGGGAGTGGAATCCAGCGCTGCTGCACCTGCGTGCCGAACTCGAGCGGGCTTTCCTGACGGGCGTGCGACGTGATGTCGGCCCCATCGGGTCGCATGACACCGCGGTGGCCGAAATGGACAGGCTCTCGGCAGAGCCGGTCGACGGCACCGGGCCGTCGTATTACCTGCGCAGCGCCGGCACATGGCAGCAGATGCGTGAATATTTTGCACACAGATCGCTGTATCACCTCAAAGAGGGTGATCCGCATGCCTGGGCAATTCCGCGCCTGACCGGTCAGGCCAAGGCGGCATTCGTCGCCGTCGAGTTCGACGAATACGGTGCCGGTTATGGCCCGCGGGTGCACCAGCAGCTTTTCGCCGACCTGCTGGACGCGGCCGGACTCGATTCGACCTACTTGAGGTATCTCGGCGTCGTTCCCGCCGAATCACTGGCGGTGGTCAACATCATGTCGCTGTTCGGGCTGCACCGGCGGTTGCGAGGCGCCGCAGTCGGGCACTTCGCGGCGACGGAGATCACCTCGCCACCGGGCTCTCGGCGGATGGTCGAGGCACTGCGCCGGATGGAGGCACCCGAGGAATGTGTCGCCTTCTACCGCGAACACGTGGAAGCGGATGCGGTACACGAACAGGTGGTCCGCATCGACGTGGTGGGAGACCTCGCCGCGCGAGAACCGCACCTCGACCAGGACATCGTGTTCGGGATGCGAGCATTCGAGCTCCTCGAAAACCGGTTGGCCGACTGCCTGATGCGGTCGTGGCGGGCCGGTGAGACATCGCTGCGCCGACCGTTGGACGAGGTGTAA